The DNA region TATTATTAAAGAAAAGAATAAGTTAAAATATCTCAGAAATTTGTAATATTTTGTGTTTGAAGAAAACAAAGTTTCTCTAACTATTTTATCTTTAAAAAGATATTTTGAGATATCATAGAACTCTTTTTTTAAAAAATTCAATGCTTTAGTCAAAGCAAATTTATTCTTCAAAATGATTTCCTCCCAAGTATTTTATTATTGATTAATTATGTTAATTATATCAAATAGGAAGGATTAAACATAATCTATAATTTAGAATTAATATTTTTTATATTATTTTAATCATTCTATTAACCTTTTGATTAATTCTTTTTTTGATGGAACTCTACCAGAAATTATAACTTTTTCATCAACGATTAAAGCAGGAGTTTTCATAACTCCATAACTCATTATTTCTGATAAATCTTTTATATGATTTATTTCAAAGGGTATAGAATTTTCATCTAAAACTTCTTTTGTAAGAATTTCAAGTTTATTACAATTTGAACATCCACCACCAAGTATTTTAATATTTTTCATATAAATCTCTCCTTTATAAAATTATGTTGAATAAATAACCTGTTAATATAATGCCAATAGAAGTAACTGCAAAAAAAATTAATATTAATTTAGGTTTTATCACTTTTCTCAATAAAATACCTTCGGGTAATGAAAGAGCTGTAGTAGCCATCATGAAAGCTAAAGCCGTTCCAATTCCAACACCTTTTCCAATTAATGCCTCAGCTATTGGAATTGTTCCAAGTGCATTTGAATATAATGGAACTGCTATTAATGTGGATATAATTACAGCTATTGGATTTTCTGGTCCAGCCCATTTTATGAGAAATTCTTCTGGAGCATAGCCATGAATAAAAGCACCAATTCCTATACCAATTAATAAAAAAATCCAAATTCTTTTAATTATATCTTTTACATTATTTATTGCGAAAAAAAATCTTTGATTTTGAGACATCTTTTCTATTTCAATTTCTCCCATTTTGATTTTATATACATAATTTTCTACTTCTTTTTCTAAATTAAGTTTTCCAATTATTAAGCCACCAAATACTCCCAATATTACTCCAGAAAAAATATATAAAATAGCTATTTTCCAACCAAATGATCCCAATAATATTGCAAAAGCAGCTTCATTTACTATTGGAGAAGTTATTAAAAAGGAAAAAGTAATGCCAAGTGGAATTTTTGCTTCAATAAAACCAATGAATATTGGAACTGAAGAACAAGAACAAAAAGGAGTAACTATACCCAATAATGAAGCTATAATATTTCCAGAGATTCCAGAAAATTTTTCTATGTATTTTTTTGTTTTTTCAGGTGGGAAATAACTTCTTATATAAGATATTATGAATATCATTATAGATAATAAAATTAATATTTTAATAATATCGTAAAAGAAAAAATGAACGGAAGATCCTATAGTAGAGTTTAAATCAAGTTTAAAAATTTCTTTAACTAAAATATTTATTAAGTTTTCAAGCCATATGAACATTAAAAATCCCCTTTTTAATTAATTTTTTTTATAGAACAAAATTTTAAACTATTTTCTTTAGAATTAAAAAAATTATAATCTTTTTCTAGTTGATCATAGGAGTTTAAATTTAAAAAAATATAATTTAATATTTTAATTAATAATAAATTATTTTTATTTAAAGAATAAAGAATATATTGTTCACTTTTTTTACCAGTTATAAAATCTAAATCCCTCAATTTAGCTATATGTTTTGATATTTTTGGTTGAGATTCTTTCATAATAAAAGATAGATCGCATACACACATTGGTGATTGGAATAAAAGCATCAAGATTCTTATTCTTGTTTCATCAGATAATAATTTGAATAAATTAGATAAATTTTCCATAAAATACCTCCAATATAATACTTGTATACTAATATACGTATATAAGTATTATATTAAAAAAGATCATAAATGTCAATTACTAAATTTATTTTTTATTGTTACTTTTGTTAAAATATAATAAATGGAGGTGATTTTATGAAGGTTAAAATAGGAATAAAACCTTTCAATGAACAGAGAATACTTGGAAACATAATAGGTATATTTCTAAGAAATAATGGATACGATTATGAAATAATTGAAAGTGAACCTAAACTTGAAGCAAATATAAATGCTTTAAAAAATGGATTAATTGATTTTTATATTGAATATTCTGGAACAGCTTATAATGCAATTTTAAACCTACCAATTTATAAAGTATGGAAAGAGGATGAAGTATTTGAAGATATAGAAAAAGAATTTAAAAAATTAGATTTAAAAGTTTTTATAAAGCTTGGATACAAAAATGATTTTATACTTGCAATGAAGAATAAAAAAGAAGGCATAAAAAAAATATCAGACTTAAAAGATAAGGCTGATAATATGATATTTTCTTGTCCTAAGCCTTATATTGAAAGACAAGATGGACTTTCGGCAATAGAATCTGCTTATAATATTAAATTTGAAAAAATTGTATCAAATATGCCAGATGGAATGTATGAGGATTTAGAAAATGAAAGAGTAGATATAATAACAGCTTTTTTAACAGATTCTCGTATAGAAAAAAATAATTTATATTTATTAGAAGATGATAAAAGAGCTTTACCACCTTATGAAGCTTTTATATTGCATAAATCTTTGAATACAGATATTTTAAATATTTTAAAAAGGCTTGAAAATAAGATAAGTAGTGAAAATATGCGAGAAATGAATTATGAATTTGATTTTAATAAAATAGAACCTGAAAAAATAGCAAAAATATTTGTTGAAAATAATCTATGAAATGTAGTATAATTGTTTTGGGAGTGATTTAAATGAAATATTTTTATACAAAAAAAATGAATAATAATATAAATTGGTGGTGGCATCTTTAAGGGTGCCAAAATTTGATAATAATAAGGCATCCGTTTAGGATGCCCTTTAAATTTTTAAGGGCTTTCTTTTGAGAAAGTCCTTTTTATTTATTAATTAATAATATTAAATATTAGATTGGAGGAATTCAATATGGAAAGAAAAAGAGTTTTAACAGGTGATAGACCAACAGGAAAATTACATTTAGGACATTATGTGGGTAGTTTAGAAAATAGGGTTAAATTACAACAAGAATATGATTGTACTTTTATAATAGCTGATTTACATATGCTTACAACAAAAAATTCTCAAGAAAACATAAAAGCTTCAGGTGATAATGCTGTTCAATTAGTTTTGGATGCTATATCTGCTGGTATAGAACCAGATAATGTTAAATTTTATCTTCAATCTGGAATTCCAGAAATGTATGAAATGTATACTTTATTTCAAAGTTTAGTAACTGTTTCAAGACTTGAAAGATTACCAAGCTTAAAGGATATGGCTAGAGATGCTAATATAGAAATGCCTTTTGCTTTGCTTGGATATCCAGTTCTTCAAGCAGCAGATATACTTTGCGTGAAATCTCATCTTGTTCCTGTTGGTAAAGATAATGTTGCCCATGTTGAAATCGCTAGAGAAATAGCAAAAAGATTCAATTCTATGTATGGAGAAATGTTTCCTATACCTGAACCAATGCAAGGTCAAGAAGCTTCTTTGGTTGGTATTTATGGAAAACAAAAAATGAGTAAAAGTGCTAATAATGCTATATTTCTTTCAGATTCTTCCGAAGATGTTAAAAAGAAAGTGATGAAAATGACTACAGATCCAAACAGAATAAGGGCAGATATTCCTGGAAGAGTTGAAGGAAATCCAGTATTTATTTATCATGATTTATTTAATTCTGATAAAAAAGAAGTTGAAGATTTAAAAGAAAGATATAGAAAAGGTACTGTTGGAGATGTTGAAGTTAAAGAAAAATTATCTATTGCAATAAATAACTTTTTAGATCCTTTGAGAGAGAGAAGACATAAGTATGAAAAAACTGGTATGATAGAAGATATAATATTAAAAGGGACTCAAGAAGTTAGGCTTGAGGTTCAAAAGACAGTTTATGAAATGAGAAAATTGATGGGATTTAATACAGTTCAAAGAAAATTAAATAGAAAAGCTGAGAAATATAATAAAGAAAAATGATTTATTAATTAAATAAGATTGGAGGATAAATATGAAAAAAGGTTTACTTATAGTAAGTTTTGGAACTACTCATATAGATACAAGGAAAAAGACTATTGATAAAATAGAAGAAATTTCAAGAGAGAATTTTTCTCAAGATTATGAAATAAAAATAGCTTATACATCTTCTATAGTAAGAAAAAGAGTTAAACAAAATGAAAATAAAGAAATATATAGTCCTGAAGAGGCAGTTTTAAAGTTTAAAGAAGAAGGTATAAAAGAACTTTATGTTTTAACAACTCATTTTATGAACGGTCATGAATATAATAAATTATCTCATGCAATAATGAAAGAAAGAAATAATTTTGAAAAAATAAAAATAACTAAACCAATATTGACGTCTACAGAAGATCTTAAGAAAATAGCAAAATTTATAATTTCTCTTTATGAATTAAAAGAATATGAAGCACTTGTATTGATGGGACATGGTTCGGATCATCATTCTAATACGGTTTATGGAGCTACTGAAAAGATTATAGAAGATTATTCAAACAAGAATATAATAATTGGAACAGTAGAAGGATATCCAGATATAGAAACTGTTATAAAAAGATTGAATAAAAAGAATATAAAAAAAGTATATTTAAAACCTTTTATGTTAGTTGCAGGAGATCATGCAAAAAATGATATGTCTGGTGAAGAAGAAGATTCGTGGAAAAATATTCTTGAAAAAGAAGGTTTTGAAGTTGTTATAGACATGAAACCTATGGGAGAATATGAAGAAGTTCAAAAAATGTATATGGAACATTTAAAAAATATAATTTAAAAAAGAGGTTGCTTTCATGCAACCTCTTTTAGATATCATTTATTATTCATATTATATATAATCTTTTTTCCTGTTTTTACAGATATTTTTACATTTATAATAGAATATATTGAAGTTAAAAATTCAGATAATGGAATTATTAACCAAATGCCATAATCTTTAAAATCTATGAAATATAAATTTTTTAGTATGAATTCTGATAAAAAAATAAATATAAAACTTCTTAAAATTGAAATTGTAATTGCAATTTCTGGTTTTTTTATAGAAGTGAAATATCCTCCAGATACTATATTTATACACATAAATAAAAAAGCAAATGCATATATTTTCATACCATGAGAAGCCAATTGTATTATTGAATCATCTTTTAAAAATATCAATGCTATTTTATCAGAAAAAGAAAAAAATATTGTAAATGCTATTATTCCAGAGCTTATACTTGTTATAAAGCTCTTTTTAAAGTTGATTAAAACTCTTTTTATTTTCTTTTTTCCAAATAAAAAACTTACAACTGGTTGCATACCATGAGAAACTCCTATAAAAGACATCAAGGCGAAAGTATTAAAATAAGCAATTATACTGAAAGTTATCAGTCCTTTATTGCCAAGAGTTTCAATTATATTTTTATTCATTATCAGTATAATTAATCCCGAAGAAAGTTCTGCGAGAAAGTCTTGAAATCCAAGTTTATTGATATAAATAAATTTTTTAAAAGAAAATTTGAATTTTTTAAACTTAAGATTATAGCCTTTAAAAAAATGAAAAAAGAAAAATAGAAATCCTGTTAATTGTGCCAAACCAGTTGCAATAGCTGCTCCTTTTATTCCAAAATCCAATTTTATTATAAATAAATAATCAAGAAATATATTTACAATTGCAGATAAAATATTTCCAAACATTGAAAGATGAGGAAAACCATCTATTTTAACTAATACTTCCATGGCATAAGAAGTCATATAAAAAACATTAAAATAAATTACAATTGAGAGATAATCTTTTGCAAGGTGTTTGATTTCACCTTTAGCACCTAAGAATTCAACGATCTGATCTAAAAATATATGGCCTAAAAAACTAAAAATAATCGAAGTAAAAAAGGAAATAAATAATACATTCATGAATAAGTTATTTGCAGATTTTTTATTTCCTTTTCCAAGCTCTATACCAATTAAATTAGATCCACCAATAGCTATCATTACACCTATTGCGAAAATTATATTTATATAAGGTAATGATATATTTACAGCAGATAAAGCATCTGCTCCAACACCACGCCCCACAAAAACACCATCTGTTATAGTATAGAATGAGTATATCCACATAGAAGTCACAGATGGTATTATATATCTATGAAGTTTCATCATAACACCTCCAATAAGACTTTACACCTTGGAGTAAGTCCAAGGTCAAGTGAAAAGGTGATAAAATGAAAAAATTTTTAAAGATAGGAGAAATATCTAAATTTTATGGAATATCTACAGATACTTTAAGATATTATGAAAAAATGGGAATTGTGAAACCAGAAAGAAATATCAATGGTTATAGAATGTATTCTATGAACCAAATATGGAAGATAAATGTTATTACGGATCTTAGAAAATTGGGGTTTCCATTAAAAATGATAAAAGAATATTTAAATAATAGGAGTATAGATAACACCAAGTATTTTATATTAGAAGAAATGAGCAGAGTTGATAAAAAAATAGATGAATATAAAAAAATAAAAAAATCTCTTATAAATAAACTTGAAAATATATCAAAAGCCGAAAATGTGAAATTAAATGATATAAATATAGAATATATAGAAAAGAGAAAAATATATTTTTTGCAAAAAATAATGACAAAAGATGAAGAAATTGATTTCCATTTAAAACAATTACAGATAGAAATTTCTCCAATGTTGACTCTTTTTGGGAGTAATAATCTATGTGCTTCTATATCAAGAGAAGATTTTAAAATGAATAATTATAACAGATATAATGGAACATTTTTATTGATAAAAGAAAATGATGATCATTATACTGATCATCTTGATGAAGGAGAATACCTAACTTATTCATATAAAGGTGATTATGAACAAAAGAAAGATATATTTAAAATCTTAAAAAAATATATAAAAGAAAACAGTTTAAAAGTATATGATGACATAATAGAAATATATAAAATAGATATACATGAAACTGAAAAAACTGAAGAATATATAACCCAAATTCAAATACCTATCATCAAAAAATAGAGTAGTCTAAATTATGATCATTTAAAATAGTTTTTTTGATAATAGAATATAGTTTATTGCTTATGAATAAATCTTTTAATATATCAGATTTCATTTGAAATAACAATTTATTATCCAAATCATTACCGGATAAAGATCTATTTTTTTTCATAAAATGTTTTTCTTTGCTCAACCAAAAAGTATAGTTTTTAAAAGCTTTATTTATTGTATAAGTGTCATAATTTTTTTGCTTTAAAATATATTTTAAATGACTTAAAATTATATAAATTTCATCATATTTATGAAATCTATTTTTATAAACATAATGAGGTGCTATAGTTGAAACGTTTAAAGAGTTTGAAATATTGTAAAATCGCTCATAAAAATTATTAAAATAAAAAGATTTTCCCATTCCAGAAGGCTTATTATTGCTATAAAGATCTTTATATTTTCCTAAAAGATGAGTATAATTATTTTTAATAATTTCAAGAAAATAATTTTTGTTTATTCCAGGTCTTAAAGTAAGACTTCCAGGAATTACATAGTCTACACCCATATCTTTTAAAGTTTTTAATAACTTAAATATGTTTTCATCATCATCATTTATAAATGGAATAAATGGCATGGCGAGTACACCAACAAAAAAACCATCATCTTTAAATCTTTTAAGTGTTTGTAATCTTTGTTCTACACATGATGAAAGAGGCTCTATAATTTTCCTATCAGAATCATTCATAAAAGTTAAACTCATAAGAATATTTACTTTGTTTTTATTATTTATATCTCTTAATAATTCAAAATCTCTATTGATCATAGAAGATTTTGTTGTTATACTACATGAATAATTTAGTTCTTTAATTACATTCAAGATTTTTGGCATTAGTTTCTCTTTATATTCACAATGTTGATATGGATCTGAAACTCCAGACATAATCATAATAACTCCATTTTCTTTTTCTTTTGTTAATTCTTTTTTTAAAACCTCAGCTATATTTTTTCTTATTTTTATATCATTATCAAAATTACCTTCGATATGATATTTTTCACTTCTACCATCACAATAAGAACAAGCATGTGAACATGCTATATATGGACTTAAATAGAATTTGCTAATGAATAAAGTATCGGGATAATCAGACTTTTTTAATGTTTTTTTGGGGTATATATATTTAGAATTCAACATTTTTAATGACATACCTAATTTAAATTTAATAAATTTTTTATATGAGAAATATCTTTCGAATGAGCAGAATCATCACCTGGAGTTTCAAGTAATAGAGGGATTTTTAAAAATTCATCAAAAGATAAAAAATTTTTAAAACCATCATCTCCTATAAAACCTTTTCCAATAATTTCATGTCTATCTTTTTTTGCATTTAAATCAAATTTTGAATCATTTAAATGAATCATTTTCAATTTTTCAATTCCAATGTATTCATTTATTTCATCTATTAATCTAAGGGTATCATCTTTATCTCTTATATCATATCCCGAATCAAATCCATGACATGTATCATAAGTTATTCCCAATTTATTTTTAAAAGCACATCTATTTATAATCTCACCTAATTGCTTCATAGAATACCCTAAATTATTTCCTTTTGGAGCTACATTTTCTAATAAAATAAA from Oceanotoga teriensis includes:
- a CDS encoding thioredoxin family protein; the protein is MKNIKILGGGCSNCNKLEILTKEVLDENSIPFEINHIKDLSEIMSYGVMKTPALIVDEKVIISGRVPSKKELIKRLIE
- a CDS encoding permease, whose product is MFIWLENLINILVKEIFKLDLNSTIGSSVHFFFYDIIKILILLSIMIFIISYIRSYFPPEKTKKYIEKFSGISGNIIASLLGIVTPFCSCSSVPIFIGFIEAKIPLGITFSFLITSPIVNEAAFAILLGSFGWKIAILYIFSGVILGVFGGLIIGKLNLEKEVENYVYKIKMGEIEIEKMSQNQRFFFAINNVKDIIKRIWIFLLIGIGIGAFIHGYAPEEFLIKWAGPENPIAVIISTLIAVPLYSNALGTIPIAEALIGKGVGIGTALAFMMATTALSLPEGILLRKVIKPKLILIFFAVTSIGIILTGYLFNIIL
- a CDS encoding ArsR/SmtB family transcription factor, which produces MENLSNLFKLLSDETRIRILMLLFQSPMCVCDLSFIMKESQPKISKHIAKLRDLDFITGKKSEQYILYSLNKNNLLLIKILNYIFLNLNSYDQLEKDYNFFNSKENSLKFCSIKKIN
- a CDS encoding glycine betaine ABC transporter substrate-binding protein → MKVKIGIKPFNEQRILGNIIGIFLRNNGYDYEIIESEPKLEANINALKNGLIDFYIEYSGTAYNAILNLPIYKVWKEDEVFEDIEKEFKKLDLKVFIKLGYKNDFILAMKNKKEGIKKISDLKDKADNMIFSCPKPYIERQDGLSAIESAYNIKFEKIVSNMPDGMYEDLENERVDIITAFLTDSRIEKNNLYLLEDDKRALPPYEAFILHKSLNTDILNILKRLENKISSENMREMNYEFDFNKIEPEKIAKIFVENNL
- the trpS gene encoding tryptophan--tRNA ligase, which translates into the protein MERKRVLTGDRPTGKLHLGHYVGSLENRVKLQQEYDCTFIIADLHMLTTKNSQENIKASGDNAVQLVLDAISAGIEPDNVKFYLQSGIPEMYEMYTLFQSLVTVSRLERLPSLKDMARDANIEMPFALLGYPVLQAADILCVKSHLVPVGKDNVAHVEIAREIAKRFNSMYGEMFPIPEPMQGQEASLVGIYGKQKMSKSANNAIFLSDSSEDVKKKVMKMTTDPNRIRADIPGRVEGNPVFIYHDLFNSDKKEVEDLKERYRKGTVGDVEVKEKLSIAINNFLDPLRERRHKYEKTGMIEDIILKGTQEVRLEVQKTVYEMRKLMGFNTVQRKLNRKAEKYNKEK
- a CDS encoding sirohydrochlorin cobaltochelatase, producing the protein MKKGLLIVSFGTTHIDTRKKTIDKIEEISRENFSQDYEIKIAYTSSIVRKRVKQNENKEIYSPEEAVLKFKEEGIKELYVLTTHFMNGHEYNKLSHAIMKERNNFEKIKITKPILTSTEDLKKIAKFIISLYELKEYEALVLMGHGSDHHSNTVYGATEKIIEDYSNKNIIIGTVEGYPDIETVIKRLNKKNIKKVYLKPFMLVAGDHAKNDMSGEEEDSWKNILEKEGFEVVIDMKPMGEYEEVQKMYMEHLKNII
- a CDS encoding MATE family efflux transporter, yielding MKLHRYIIPSVTSMWIYSFYTITDGVFVGRGVGADALSAVNISLPYINIIFAIGVMIAIGGSNLIGIELGKGNKKSANNLFMNVLFISFFTSIIFSFLGHIFLDQIVEFLGAKGEIKHLAKDYLSIVIYFNVFYMTSYAMEVLVKIDGFPHLSMFGNILSAIVNIFLDYLFIIKLDFGIKGAAIATGLAQLTGFLFFFFHFFKGYNLKFKKFKFSFKKFIYINKLGFQDFLAELSSGLIILIMNKNIIETLGNKGLITFSIIAYFNTFALMSFIGVSHGMQPVVSFLFGKKKIKRVLINFKKSFITSISSGIIAFTIFFSFSDKIALIFLKDDSIIQLASHGMKIYAFAFLFMCINIVSGGYFTSIKKPEIAITISILRSFIFIFLSEFILKNLYFIDFKDYGIWLIIPLSEFLTSIYSIINVKISVKTGKKIIYNMNNK
- a CDS encoding MerR family transcriptional regulator; its protein translation is MKKFLKIGEISKFYGISTDTLRYYEKMGIVKPERNINGYRMYSMNQIWKINVITDLRKLGFPLKMIKEYLNNRSIDNTKYFILEEMSRVDKKIDEYKKIKKSLINKLENISKAENVKLNDINIEYIEKRKIYFLQKIMTKDEEIDFHLKQLQIEISPMLTLFGSNNLCASISREDFKMNNYNRYNGTFLLIKENDDHYTDHLDEGEYLTYSYKGDYEQKKDIFKILKKYIKENSLKVYDDIIEIYKIDIHETEKTEEYITQIQIPIIKK
- a CDS encoding SPL family radical SAM protein, with protein sequence MLNSKYIYPKKTLKKSDYPDTLFISKFYLSPYIACSHACSYCDGRSEKYHIEGNFDNDIKIRKNIAEVLKKELTKEKENGVIMIMSGVSDPYQHCEYKEKLMPKILNVIKELNYSCSITTKSSMINRDFELLRDINNKNKVNILMSLTFMNDSDRKIIEPLSSCVEQRLQTLKRFKDDGFFVGVLAMPFIPFINDDDENIFKLLKTLKDMGVDYVIPGSLTLRPGINKNYFLEIIKNNYTHLLGKYKDLYSNNKPSGMGKSFYFNNFYERFYNISNSLNVSTIAPHYVYKNRFHKYDEIYIILSHLKYILKQKNYDTYTINKAFKNYTFWLSKEKHFMKKNRSLSGNDLDNKLLFQMKSDILKDLFISNKLYSIIKKTILNDHNLDYSIF
- a CDS encoding deoxyribonuclease IV: MLKIGAHMGISEGLKNVPENSIKIGANSFQIFVHSPRTWSIKEPNNIDIDLFKEEVLKYKINKENILVHSGYLINLASPKEDTWNKSMKLMNEELRITNLLNIKYYNFHPGSHLGNGKEYGIDKISKSLDEILKNFENDDIFILLENVAPKGNNLGYSMKQLGEIINRCAFKNKLGITYDTCHGFDSGYDIRDKDDTLRLIDEINEYIGIEKLKMIHLNDSKFDLNAKKDRHEIIGKGFIGDDGFKNFLSFDEFLKIPLLLETPGDDSAHSKDISHIKNLLNLN